In the genome of Erinaceus europaeus chromosome 8, mEriEur2.1, whole genome shotgun sequence, one region contains:
- the LRRC61 gene encoding leucine-rich repeat-containing protein 61 translates to MEPGQPVGARLTPQLLKARSGEFALDSILLLKLRGLGLADLGCLGECLGLEWLDVSGNKLTHLGPLAGLRQLAVLNVAGNRLASLEPLAACERLQSLNAAGNLLASPRQLQCLSGLQALEQLRLRDPLARLSNPLCAGPDYRAAVLGLLPRLRALDGQRVGIRGGDLDQLCRDLDGPPEPHATPTLPPPARPWVPSGYWEPAGPESRTGSILDEACRQFQDSLRECRELDLRAGDSLARAQRALGPALAPAAPGTF, encoded by the coding sequence ATGGAGCCCGGCCAGCCGGTGGGGGCGCGGTTGACCCCCCAGCTGCTGAAGGCGCGCTCTGGGGAGTTCGCGCTGGACTCCATCCTGCTGCTCAAGCTTCGGGGCCTGGGGCTGGCGGACCTGGGCTGCCTGGGCGAGTGCCTGGGCCTGGAGTGGCTGGACGTGTCCGGCAACAAGCTCACCcacctgggccccctggccggCCTGCGCCAGCTCGCGGTGCTCAACGTGGCCGGCAACCGGCTGGCCAGCCTGGAGCCACTGGCCGCCTGCGAGCGCCTGCAGAGCCTCAACGCGGCGGGCAACCTGCTGGCCAGCCCCCGGCAGCTGCAGTGCCTGAGCGGCCTGCAGGCCCTGGAGCAGCTGCGGCTGCGGGACCCCCTGGCCCGGCTCAGCAACCCGCTGTGCGCCGGCCCCGACTACCGTGCGGCCGTGCTGGGCCTGCTGCCCCGGCTCAGGGCGCTGGACGGCCAGCGGGTGGGCATCCGCGGGGGCGACCTGGACCAGCTGTGCCGGGACCTGGACGGACCCCCGGAGCCCCacgccacccccaccctgcccccccctGCCCGGCCCTGGGTGCCGTCTGGCTACTGGGAGCCGGCCGGGCCTGAGTCCCGCACAGGCTCCATCCTGGACGAGGCCTGTCGCCAGTTCCAGGACTCGCTGCGGGAGTGCCGGGAGCTGGACCTGCGGGCAGGGGACAGCCTGGCCCGGGCTCAGCGTGCCCTCGGCCCCGCCCTTGCCCCTGCCGCCCCTGGTACCTTCTGA
- the RARRES2 gene encoding retinoic acid receptor responder protein 2 — translation MWWLVPLALWLAWTGRGSSVDLSEAQSRGLQVALDEFHKHPPVQWAFQVTSMDIASDVPFPSGTFVRLEFKLQQTSCRKKDWKTVECGLKRNGRKRYCLACIKLDFEGKVLGRMVHCPIQTQAPWEPERHMEARCSKVEQAGEDPSGLPGRFAFSRGLAGS, via the exons ATGTGGTGGCTGGTCCCTCTGGCCCTGTGGCTGGCCTGGACCGGCCGGGGCAGCAGTGTGGACCTCTCAGAGGCTCAGAGCCGGGGCCTGCAGGTGGCCTTGGACGAGTTCCACAAGCATCCGCCTGTGCAGTGGGCCTTCCAGGTGACCAGCATGGACATCGCCTCGGATGTG CCCTTCCCCTCAGGGACTTTTGTGAGGCTGGAATTTAAGCTCCAGCAGACCAGCTGCCGCAAGAAGGACTGGAAGACGGTGGAGTGTGGCCTCAAGCGGAATGGG AGAAAGAGGTACTGCCTGGCCTGCATCAAACTAGACTTCGAGGGGAAGGTCCTGGGCCGGATGGTCCACTGCCCCATCCAGACGCAGGCCCCATGG GAGCCGGAGCGGCACATGGAGGCTCGCTGCAGCAAGGTGGAGCAGGCAGGCGAGGACCCCAGCGGCCTGCCTGGACGCTTCGCTTTCTCCAGGGGCCTGGCCGGCAGCTGA